From the Deinococcus sonorensis KR-87 genome, the window GGGCGCACGCTGCGGCTGCTGGCCGTGGTGCTGGGGCTGGCCGCCGTGGCGCTGGCGGTGCTGCAGTACCTGAACGGCAACGCCCTGAGCGCCATCTGGACCGTCCTGACCGGCGGCGTGGGCACCGTGGCGCTGCTCGCCTTCGCGCAGGCACTGGGGCTGCTGGCCTCGGTGGCGCAGGAACTGCATGCCGGCCGTGAGCGGGGCTGAAGCGCACCACACGGCCGCCCGCGAGCTGATCGTGGGGGCGGTGCAGCACGCCTCGGTGTCGGGGCAGGAGCAGGCCTGCGCCGGGTTTCTGGTGGAGTGGATGCAGCGGCACGGCTTCCAGGCGCACATCGATGAGGCCGGCAACGCGGTCGGCGAGCGCGGCAGCGGGCCGCACACCATCGTGCTGCTGGGCCACATCGACACGGTGCCGGGCGAGATTCCGGTGCGGGTGGACCACGAGGAGGTGCTGCACGGACGCGGCAGCGTGGACGCCAAAGGCTCCTTCTGCACCTTCGTGGCCGCCGTCGCGCAGCTGCCGGCGGAGACCCTGGCCCAGGCGCGTTTCGTGTGTGTGGGGGCCACCGAGGAGGAGGCGCCCAGCAGCAAGGGCGCCCGCCACGCCCTCACCCAGTATCGCCCGGACGCGGTCCTGATCGGGGAACCGAGCGGCTGGGAGGGCATCACACTCGGCTACAAGGGCCGGCTGATCGTGAAGGTGACGGCGCGCAAGGACAACTTTCATACGGCCGGCGAGGGCACCAGCGCCGGCGACGACCTGACCGAGGGCTGGTTCCGGGTGCGCGACTGGGCCCAGCAGCGCAGCGGCAGCGGCATTTTCGGGCAGGTGCAGGCGACCGTGCAGGGGCTGGAGAGCGCGGCGGACGGCCTGCAGCAGACCGCCAGCGGGGTGTTCGGGCTGCGGCTGC encodes:
- a CDS encoding [LysW]-lysine hydrolase: MPAVSGAEAHHTAARELIVGAVQHASVSGQEQACAGFLVEWMQRHGFQAHIDEAGNAVGERGSGPHTIVLLGHIDTVPGEIPVRVDHEEVLHGRGSVDAKGSFCTFVAAVAQLPAETLAQARFVCVGATEEEAPSSKGARHALTQYRPDAVLIGEPSGWEGITLGYKGRLIVKVTARKDNFHTAGEGTSAGDDLTEGWFRVRDWAQQRSGSGIFGQVQATVQGLESAADGLQQTASGVFGLRLPPEVTPAQARAELGDRLSDLGLDVQFVGDEVAVRHPKDSVLARALRLAIRQAGGTPVYKLKTGTSDMNVVAPHWPVPTLAYGPGDSRLDHTPEERLPLAEYDRAVAVLQDALVRVSQALGPQA